The proteins below come from a single Peromyscus maniculatus bairdii isolate BWxNUB_F1_BW_parent chromosome 13, HU_Pman_BW_mat_3.1, whole genome shotgun sequence genomic window:
- the LOC102917831 gene encoding transcription elongation factor A protein-like 8, which yields MQKSCDENEGTAQNTPKADEGHPSEDPPQQAGENPEASGESGGEEADGSLRGEPAQPGLEPKEDTPTRHLNPEEVIRGVDELERLREEIRRVRNKFVMMHWKQRHSRSRPYPVCFRP from the coding sequence ATGCAAAAGTCTTGTGACGAGAACGAAGGAACAGCCCAGAACACACCAAAGGCAGATGAAGGCCATCCTTCAGAAGATCCACCACAGCAGGCAGGAGAAAATCCTGAGGCTTCTGGAGAAAGTGGGGGGGAGGAAGCAGATGGGAGCCTTAGAGGAGAGCCTGCTCAACCCGGCCTGGAGCCTAAAGAGGACACTCCCACAAGGCATCTGAACCCTGAAGAAGTGATAAGAGGAGTAGATGAGTTGGAAAGGCTTAGGGAAGAGATAAGAAGAGTAAGAAACAAGTTTGTGATGATGCACTGGAAGCAAAGACATTCCCGAAGCCGTCCTTACCCTGTGTGCTTCAGGCCTTGA